In Myxococcus stipitatus, the following are encoded in one genomic region:
- a CDS encoding enolase C-terminal domain-like protein — protein sequence MRPENRRGTHSVPISDIRASAYEVPTDAPESDGTFAWRSTTLVVVELTAGGEHGLGYTYADACTVDLVQRVLGEVLRGHDAMDIPARMDALMRRMRNIGWRGAGAMALSAVDVALWDLKARLLGLPLMRLLGAARTRVPVYGSGGFTSYSLEQLQAQLGGWVAQGFSRVKMKVGSQPEEDPERVAAARRAIGPHAALFVDGNGAYSVAQALLLAERFVEQGVSWFEEPVSSDDLEGLHRIRAKVPAGLAVAAGEYGDSALYFRRMLSAGAVDVLQADATRCLGISGFLQADALCQAFQVPLSAHCAPALHAQVGCASRRLVHLEYFHDHARLEELLFDGSPRVEHGELVPDGTRPGLGLELKRADAERYAVMRP from the coding sequence ATGCGGCCGGAGAACCGCCGCGGCACGCACTCCGTGCCCATCTCAGACATTCGCGCGTCCGCGTACGAAGTCCCCACGGATGCCCCCGAATCGGACGGCACCTTCGCGTGGCGCTCCACCACGCTCGTGGTGGTGGAGTTGACGGCGGGAGGCGAGCACGGGCTGGGCTACACGTACGCGGATGCCTGCACGGTGGACCTGGTCCAGCGGGTGCTCGGGGAGGTGCTGCGGGGCCATGATGCGATGGACATCCCCGCGCGGATGGACGCGTTGATGCGCCGCATGCGCAACATCGGCTGGCGAGGAGCGGGGGCCATGGCATTGTCCGCGGTGGATGTCGCCCTCTGGGACTTGAAGGCTCGCCTGCTGGGGCTGCCGCTGATGCGGTTGCTGGGCGCGGCGCGCACGCGGGTTCCCGTCTATGGCAGCGGCGGGTTCACCTCCTACTCCCTCGAGCAGCTTCAAGCGCAGCTGGGAGGCTGGGTGGCACAGGGCTTCTCGCGCGTGAAGATGAAGGTGGGCAGTCAGCCAGAGGAGGACCCGGAGCGGGTGGCGGCGGCGAGGCGGGCCATCGGTCCACACGCAGCGCTCTTCGTGGATGGCAATGGCGCGTACTCCGTGGCGCAGGCCCTGCTCCTGGCGGAGCGCTTCGTGGAGCAAGGGGTCTCGTGGTTCGAGGAGCCCGTCTCCAGTGACGACCTGGAGGGGTTGCACCGCATCCGCGCGAAGGTGCCCGCGGGGCTCGCGGTGGCGGCTGGGGAGTATGGCGACAGCGCCCTCTACTTCCGCCGGATGCTGAGCGCGGGCGCGGTGGATGTGCTCCAGGCGGATGCCACGCGATGCCTGGGCATCAGCGGTTTTCTCCAAGCGGATGCGCTGTGTCAGGCGTTCCAGGTCCCGCTCTCCGCGCATTGCGCACCCGCGCTCCATGCGCAGGTGGGCTGTGCCTCGCGCCGGCTGGTGCATCTGGAATACTTCCACGACCACGCGCGGCTGGAGGAGCTCCTCTTCGACGGGAGCCCTCGCGTGGAGCACGGAGAGTTGGTGCCGGATGGGACGCGGCCGGGCTTGGGGTTGGAGCTCAAGCGCGCGGACGCGGAGCGCTACGCGGTGATGCGGCCCTAG
- a CDS encoding SDR family oxidoreductase, whose protein sequence is MASNPEVVVVTGASAGVGRAIVREFARQGARVGLISREEGRLQDAAWEVSALGGEALVLPCDVSDSHAVEQAAAKVAQRWGHIDVWVNCAMVTVFAPVMETTASEYRRVMDVTFLGFVHGTQSALRRMRPRGRGTVVQVGSALAFRGIPLQSAYCSAKHALIGFTESLRCELRHDKSPLHITTVDLPGMNTPQFDWSRSKMPRQAQPVPPIYQPEVAARAVVWAAHHQRRSIWVGIPTVKTIIGNRLVPGWLDRYLARVGYTKQMSDEPRDTHRPDNLLTPVPGDPGAHGRFDARARRHSVQLWANLHRAWLAAAAVVGVTSAAALGARHRG, encoded by the coding sequence ATGGCCAGCAACCCAGAGGTGGTGGTGGTGACGGGCGCATCGGCGGGAGTGGGCCGCGCCATCGTCCGGGAGTTCGCTCGGCAAGGCGCCCGCGTGGGCCTCATCTCGCGAGAGGAGGGACGGCTGCAAGATGCCGCGTGGGAAGTCAGCGCCCTCGGCGGCGAGGCGCTTGTGCTTCCGTGCGACGTTTCAGACAGCCACGCGGTCGAGCAGGCGGCAGCCAAGGTCGCGCAGCGATGGGGCCATATCGACGTCTGGGTCAACTGCGCGATGGTGACGGTCTTCGCGCCGGTGATGGAGACCACCGCATCGGAGTACCGCCGCGTCATGGACGTCACCTTCCTGGGCTTCGTGCATGGCACCCAGTCAGCGCTCCGGCGCATGCGTCCACGGGGACGGGGAACGGTGGTGCAGGTGGGAAGCGCGCTCGCCTTCCGAGGCATCCCGCTCCAATCCGCGTACTGCTCCGCGAAGCACGCCCTCATCGGCTTCACCGAATCGCTGCGGTGTGAACTGCGCCACGACAAGAGCCCCCTCCACATCACCACCGTCGACCTGCCCGGGATGAACACGCCGCAGTTCGACTGGTCGCGCAGCAAGATGCCTCGGCAAGCGCAGCCGGTGCCTCCCATCTACCAACCCGAGGTCGCCGCGCGCGCCGTGGTCTGGGCCGCGCACCATCAGCGGCGCTCCATCTGGGTGGGCATCCCCACGGTGAAGACCATCATCGGCAACCGGCTCGTGCCCGGGTGGCTGGACCGGTACCTCGCGCGCGTCGGCTACACGAAGCAGATGTCCGATGAGCCTCGAGACACGCACCGCCCCGACAACCTCCTGACCCCCGTGCCTGGGGACCCGGGCGCCCACGGCCGCTTCGATGCGCGCGCTCGCCGCCACAGCGTGCAGCTCTGGGCCAACCTCCACCGCGCGTGGCTCGCGGCGGCGGCCGTGGTAGGAGTGACCAGCGCGGCGGCCCTCGGGGCCAGGCATCGAGGCTAG
- a CDS encoding glycoside hydrolase family 15 protein: protein MQPARIHDHAVIGDGHSAALVSSAGSVDWLCWPRFDSPSLFAGLLDTEVGGAFSLRTVEPARVTRWYLRDTNVLQTRFETDSGALVVTDLMPIHEARMPGPWPERELLRCVACERGEVMLEVLYAPRPDYGRAKPLVKQEGRLGWRLEQGGWLYTLRADFPLGPAPDGGVRGRGLLRAGQRAHFSLTATDDGPAVLPPLGHFAWERVERTVAAWRRWAARCRYAGPYRDAVVRSALALKLLSFGPSGAVVAAATTSLPEVLGGEANWDYRYCWVRDASFTARAFYGLGYEAEAESFVSWLLGATWLTQPRMNVLYDVYGRRRLGEAPLPHLEGYAGSRPVRVGNAAATQLQLDSYGEVIDAASQVARRGGALGRDELRMLVRLGEFITMKWDAPDEGIWESRTGRRAHTFSRLSCWMALERLLELHGRGVLRGIRRPTERFLEVRERLREELRTRAWNRWLRSYVRVLDGDEVDADLLLMAWYGFEDARSERMRGTHRRIVERLGARDGLLFRNEDDRREGEGAFGVCGFWSVGFLAKQGGEGLEVAEALFRRQLAYANDVGLYAEEISPETGEARGNFPQALTHVGLIAAALELEAARPWFDAGAWA, encoded by the coding sequence GTGCAGCCGGCACGTATCCACGACCATGCCGTCATTGGCGACGGACACAGCGCGGCGCTCGTCTCGAGCGCGGGCTCGGTGGACTGGTTGTGCTGGCCTCGGTTCGACAGCCCCTCGCTCTTCGCGGGCCTCCTGGATACGGAGGTGGGGGGCGCCTTCTCACTGCGGACGGTCGAGCCCGCGAGGGTGACGCGGTGGTACCTGCGGGATACGAACGTCCTCCAGACGCGCTTCGAGACGGACAGCGGCGCGCTGGTGGTGACGGACCTGATGCCCATTCATGAGGCTCGCATGCCCGGGCCGTGGCCCGAGCGCGAACTCTTGCGCTGTGTGGCGTGTGAGCGGGGCGAGGTGATGCTGGAGGTGCTCTACGCGCCCCGGCCCGACTATGGCCGGGCGAAGCCTCTCGTGAAGCAGGAGGGGAGGTTGGGGTGGAGGCTGGAGCAGGGAGGCTGGCTCTACACGCTGCGCGCGGACTTCCCGCTGGGGCCCGCACCCGATGGGGGCGTGAGAGGGCGAGGTCTGCTTCGCGCGGGACAGCGCGCGCACTTCTCGCTCACGGCGACGGATGACGGGCCCGCGGTGCTGCCGCCGTTGGGGCACTTCGCATGGGAGCGTGTCGAGCGCACGGTGGCGGCCTGGCGGCGCTGGGCCGCGAGGTGCCGCTACGCGGGGCCCTACCGAGACGCCGTGGTGCGAAGCGCGCTGGCGCTGAAGCTCCTGAGCTTCGGGCCATCGGGGGCGGTGGTGGCCGCCGCGACCACGTCGCTGCCGGAGGTGCTCGGGGGAGAGGCCAACTGGGACTATCGCTACTGCTGGGTGCGCGATGCGTCCTTCACCGCGCGGGCCTTCTATGGGCTGGGCTACGAGGCCGAGGCGGAGTCCTTCGTGTCCTGGCTGCTGGGCGCCACGTGGCTGACGCAGCCGCGCATGAACGTCTTGTACGACGTCTACGGGCGCCGGCGCCTGGGAGAGGCGCCGCTGCCACATCTGGAAGGCTACGCGGGGTCGCGCCCCGTCCGGGTGGGCAACGCCGCCGCCACGCAGTTGCAACTCGATTCATATGGCGAGGTCATCGACGCCGCCTCCCAGGTGGCGCGGCGCGGAGGGGCGCTGGGCCGTGACGAGCTGCGGATGCTGGTGCGCCTGGGCGAGTTCATCACGATGAAGTGGGACGCACCGGACGAGGGCATCTGGGAATCGCGCACGGGCCGGCGCGCGCACACCTTCTCCCGGTTGTCGTGCTGGATGGCGCTGGAGCGCCTGCTCGAACTGCATGGGCGCGGCGTGCTCCGAGGCATCCGGAGGCCGACGGAGCGCTTCCTCGAGGTCCGCGAGCGGCTGCGGGAGGAGCTCCGGACGCGTGCGTGGAACCGGTGGCTGCGCAGCTATGTGCGGGTCCTCGACGGTGACGAGGTGGACGCGGACCTGCTGCTCATGGCGTGGTACGGCTTCGAGGATGCGCGCTCGGAGCGGATGCGTGGCACGCACCGGCGCATCGTGGAGCGGCTCGGCGCGAGGGATGGGTTGTTGTTCCGCAACGAGGACGACCGCCGCGAGGGAGAGGGCGCCTTCGGAGTCTGCGGCTTCTGGAGCGTGGGCTTCCTGGCGAAGCAGGGAGGCGAGGGGCTCGAGGTGGCGGAGGCGCTGTTCCGCCGGCAGCTCGCCTACGCGAACGACGTGGGCCTCTACGCGGAGGAAATCTCTCCGGAGACCGGGGAGGCGCGAGGCAACTTTCCGCAGGCCCTGACGCATGTGGGGCTCATCGCCGCGGCCCTGGAGCTGGAGGCGGCGCGGCCCTGGTTCGACGCGGGAGCCTGGGCATGA
- a CDS encoding FAD-binding and (Fe-S)-binding domain-containing protein encodes MRPAQTLQRTWSKLSRRRPVPHPIPLTQGGDVGLDSRALEAALHRTVEGEVRFDDGSRALYATDGSNYRQVPIGVVIPRSLDDVIQTVRVCREFGAPLLSRGGGTSLAGQCCNVAVVIDWTKYLGGVLELDPGTKSARVLPGTILDVLKGKAEQYHLTFGPDPSTHDHCTLGGMLGNNSCGSHAQMAGPVSHNVLGLDVLTYDGLRLKVGPTSDEELQAIIRAGGRRGDIYRRLRDLRDRYADEIRRRYPRIPRRISGYNLDALLPEHGFDVARALVGTEGTCVTFLTANLRLVHSPPHRVIVLLGYPDIFIAGDHAYELASRFQPLALEGLDDELIHNIVLKGRSSEKESLDPKSSHAEFLPLLPGGHGYLMVELGGDTKQEAIARAHALMDSVTGGPGAPVDMRLYSEPEHIEHVWKIREAGLGATARVPGRPDTWPGWEDSAVPPEKLGGYLRGVRKLYDKYGYDASLYGHFGQGCVHSRIDFDLVSARGLRNFRAFISDAVDLCLAHGGSMSGEHGDGQARAEFLPRMFGTELTQAFREFKRIWDPAGKMNPGKVVDPNPIDQELRLGRDYRQRTWKPTTHFRYPDDDGLLHRATERCVGVGKCRRESGGTMCPSYMATKEEKHTTRGRAHLLFEMLQGQVIRRGWRDPNVKESLDLCLACKGCKGDCPVNVDLATYKAEFLSHYHRGHLRPRPAYAMGLIMFWARAAMLAPRWVNLLTQHAPSRKVLQKLGGLSTKRSMPRFAPESFQRWVRRMRPEPSNAGHQRVLLWPDTFNNHFFPETAVSALEVLEDAGFEVAVPQGFLCCGRPLYDFGMLSTARWMLRRTVEQLRPEIEAGVPLVALEPSCVSVFRDELHNLFPDWGLAQQLRRQTFLFSEFLGKHAKSWQPPRLEKRVVVHGHCHHKSLFKMHDETALLDRMGVDHEQPAAGCCGMAGSFGFEEGRKYDVSQKVGEHELLPKVRQTPRDTLILADGFSCREMIAQNTDRHALHFAQVLRLAKAYGPTGPSADHPERGWVTSGLGTPPPRWWLRAAVAGAGLLFAGSRLRKRRPGRP; translated from the coding sequence ATGCGGCCCGCGCAGACGCTCCAGCGAACGTGGTCGAAGCTGTCACGCAGACGACCCGTGCCCCACCCGATTCCTCTCACCCAGGGGGGCGACGTCGGCCTGGACTCACGAGCGCTCGAGGCGGCCTTGCACCGCACCGTCGAGGGCGAGGTGCGCTTCGACGACGGCAGCCGCGCCCTCTACGCCACGGATGGCTCCAACTACCGGCAGGTGCCCATCGGCGTCGTCATCCCCCGGAGCCTGGACGACGTCATCCAGACGGTGCGCGTGTGCCGGGAGTTCGGCGCCCCGCTGCTGTCGCGCGGAGGTGGCACCAGCCTGGCGGGGCAGTGCTGCAACGTCGCCGTGGTCATCGACTGGACGAAGTACCTGGGCGGAGTGCTGGAGCTGGACCCGGGAACGAAGTCCGCGCGCGTCCTGCCGGGGACCATCCTCGATGTCCTCAAGGGGAAGGCCGAGCAGTATCACCTCACCTTCGGCCCCGACCCCTCCACGCATGACCACTGCACCCTCGGGGGGATGCTGGGCAACAACTCGTGCGGCTCCCACGCGCAGATGGCGGGGCCTGTCTCGCACAACGTGCTGGGGCTGGACGTGCTCACCTACGACGGCCTGCGCTTGAAGGTGGGCCCCACCTCGGACGAGGAGCTCCAGGCCATCATCCGCGCGGGGGGCCGGCGCGGAGATATCTACCGGAGGCTCCGGGACTTGAGGGACCGCTACGCGGACGAGATTCGCCGCCGCTACCCACGCATTCCCCGGCGCATCTCTGGCTACAACCTGGATGCGCTGCTGCCGGAGCACGGCTTCGACGTGGCGCGCGCACTCGTGGGCACCGAGGGCACGTGTGTCACGTTCCTCACCGCGAACCTGCGGCTCGTCCACAGCCCGCCCCATCGTGTGATTGTCCTGTTGGGATATCCGGACATCTTCATCGCGGGAGACCACGCGTACGAACTCGCCTCGCGCTTCCAGCCGCTCGCGCTGGAGGGACTGGACGACGAGCTCATCCACAACATCGTCCTGAAGGGCCGCTCGAGCGAGAAGGAGTCCCTCGACCCCAAGAGCTCCCACGCGGAGTTCCTCCCCCTGCTGCCCGGAGGCCATGGCTACCTGATGGTCGAGCTCGGCGGCGACACGAAGCAGGAGGCCATCGCCCGGGCCCATGCGCTGATGGACTCGGTCACCGGGGGTCCGGGTGCCCCCGTGGACATGCGCCTCTACTCGGAGCCGGAGCACATCGAGCACGTCTGGAAGATTCGTGAAGCGGGGCTCGGCGCCACCGCGCGGGTCCCTGGACGGCCGGACACATGGCCTGGGTGGGAGGATTCAGCGGTGCCCCCCGAGAAGCTCGGCGGCTACCTGCGAGGGGTGCGCAAGCTCTACGACAAGTACGGCTACGACGCCTCGCTCTATGGCCACTTCGGACAAGGGTGTGTCCACTCGCGCATCGACTTCGACCTCGTCTCGGCGCGGGGCCTCCGGAACTTCCGCGCCTTCATCAGCGACGCGGTGGACCTGTGCCTCGCCCATGGAGGCTCCATGTCGGGTGAGCACGGTGATGGTCAGGCGCGCGCCGAATTCCTCCCGCGCATGTTCGGCACGGAGCTGACCCAGGCGTTCCGCGAGTTCAAGCGCATCTGGGACCCGGCGGGGAAGATGAACCCAGGCAAGGTGGTGGACCCCAACCCCATCGACCAGGAGCTGCGCCTGGGGCGGGACTACCGGCAGCGGACGTGGAAGCCCACCACCCACTTCCGCTACCCGGATGACGACGGCCTCCTGCACCGCGCCACCGAGCGCTGCGTGGGCGTGGGCAAGTGCCGGCGCGAGAGCGGCGGCACCATGTGTCCCAGCTACATGGCGACGAAGGAGGAGAAGCACACCACGCGTGGTCGCGCGCACCTGCTCTTCGAGATGTTGCAAGGGCAGGTCATCCGGCGGGGCTGGCGGGACCCGAACGTGAAGGAGTCACTGGACCTGTGCCTGGCCTGCAAGGGATGCAAGGGCGACTGCCCCGTGAACGTGGACCTGGCCACGTACAAGGCGGAGTTCCTCTCGCACTACCATCGGGGCCACCTGCGCCCCAGGCCCGCCTATGCCATGGGCCTCATCATGTTTTGGGCACGAGCGGCCATGCTGGCCCCCCGCTGGGTGAACCTCCTCACCCAGCACGCCCCCAGCCGCAAGGTCCTGCAGAAGCTGGGAGGCCTGTCCACGAAGCGGAGCATGCCCCGCTTCGCGCCGGAGTCCTTCCAGCGCTGGGTGCGGCGCATGAGGCCGGAGCCCTCCAACGCCGGGCACCAGCGGGTGCTCTTGTGGCCGGACACCTTCAACAACCACTTCTTCCCGGAGACCGCGGTCAGCGCGCTCGAGGTGCTCGAGGACGCGGGCTTCGAGGTGGCGGTGCCCCAGGGCTTCCTGTGCTGCGGCAGGCCCCTCTATGACTTCGGAATGCTCTCCACGGCCCGGTGGATGTTGCGGCGCACGGTGGAGCAGCTGCGTCCGGAAATCGAGGCCGGGGTGCCGCTGGTGGCGCTCGAGCCCAGCTGCGTGTCCGTGTTCCGCGACGAACTGCACAACCTCTTCCCGGACTGGGGCCTGGCCCAGCAGCTGCGACGCCAGACCTTCCTCTTCAGCGAGTTCCTGGGGAAGCACGCGAAGTCCTGGCAGCCGCCGCGCCTGGAGAAGCGTGTGGTGGTGCACGGCCATTGCCACCACAAGTCCCTCTTCAAGATGCACGATGAGACAGCGCTGCTGGACAGGATGGGCGTGGACCATGAGCAGCCCGCGGCGGGCTGCTGCGGCATGGCGGGCTCGTTCGGCTTCGAGGAGGGAAGGAAGTACGACGTCTCGCAGAAGGTGGGCGAGCACGAGCTCCTGCCGAAGGTGCGCCAGACGCCTCGGGACACCCTCATCCTCGCCGATGGCTTCAGCTGCCGGGAGATGATTGCGCAGAACACGGACCGGCACGCGCTGCACTTCGCGCAGGTGCTGAGGCTGGCGAAGGCGTATGGCCCCACGGGGCCTTCAGCCGACCACCCGGAGCGAGGCTGGGTGACGAGCGGCCTGGGCACACCTCCGCCGCGTTGGTGGCTGAGAGCGGCCGTGGCGGGCGCGGGCCTGCTCTTCGCGGGCTCGCGGCTGCGCAAGCGTCGACCTGGACGCCCCTAG
- a CDS encoding thiamine pyrophosphate-requiring protein has protein sequence MSATVSDYLLHRLTQWGIRRIYGYPGDGINGILGALGRTSEFQFVQVRHEEMAAFAACSHAKFTGEVGVCLATSGPGAIHLLNGLYDAKLDHQPVVAIIGQQSRSALGGNYQQEVDLPVLFKDVASEYVTQVTKPSAVRHAIDRAVRIAQFERTVTCVIIPNDVQELEYRKPAQKHGTLHSGVGYSAPRVIPQERDLRRAADVLNAGKKVSILIGAGAMKAADEVVEVAELLGAGVAKALLGKAALPDDLPFVTGSIGLLGTKPSWDMMMGCDTLLMVGTSFPYSEFLPPEGQARGVQVDLDGRMLSIRYPMEVGLVGDSQETLRLLIPMLQRKPDRSWREQVEKSIRQWWKVSEAQAMNSADPINPQRVFWELSPRLPDGAILTADSGSGTNWYARDVKLRKGMMASLSGNLATMGCGVPYAIGAKFAFPERPVLALVGDGAMQMNGNAELITVAKYWREWKDPRFIVLVLNNRDLNQVTWEQRVLAGDPKNPATQTLPDFPYARYAESLGLQGIRVDRPEQLAGAWDEAMSARRPVVLEAYVDPDVPPLPPHITLEQARNFAESLAGGDVDAGGVVRQSIKGMVDRLLPHKE, from the coding sequence ATGAGCGCCACGGTTTCCGACTATCTGCTCCATCGGCTGACCCAATGGGGCATTCGCCGCATCTACGGATACCCGGGGGATGGCATCAACGGCATCCTCGGCGCGTTGGGGCGCACGTCCGAGTTCCAGTTCGTCCAGGTCCGCCACGAGGAGATGGCCGCTTTCGCCGCGTGCTCACACGCGAAGTTCACGGGTGAGGTGGGCGTGTGCCTGGCGACGTCGGGGCCTGGTGCCATCCACCTCCTCAATGGCCTCTACGATGCGAAGCTGGACCACCAGCCCGTGGTGGCGATCATCGGTCAGCAGTCCCGCTCGGCGCTGGGGGGCAATTATCAGCAGGAGGTGGACCTGCCCGTCCTCTTCAAGGACGTGGCGAGCGAGTACGTCACGCAGGTGACGAAGCCCTCCGCGGTGCGGCACGCCATCGACCGCGCGGTGCGAATCGCCCAGTTCGAGCGCACGGTGACGTGTGTCATCATCCCCAACGACGTGCAGGAGTTGGAGTACCGCAAGCCCGCGCAGAAGCACGGCACCCTCCACTCCGGCGTGGGCTACAGCGCTCCGCGCGTCATTCCCCAGGAGCGCGACCTGCGCCGCGCCGCGGACGTGCTGAACGCGGGGAAGAAGGTGTCCATCCTCATCGGCGCGGGGGCGATGAAGGCCGCCGACGAAGTGGTGGAGGTGGCGGAGCTGCTGGGCGCGGGCGTGGCCAAGGCGCTCCTGGGAAAGGCGGCGCTGCCGGATGACCTGCCCTTCGTCACGGGCTCCATCGGCCTGTTGGGCACGAAGCCTTCCTGGGACATGATGATGGGCTGCGACACGCTGCTGATGGTGGGGACCAGCTTCCCTTACTCCGAGTTCCTTCCTCCCGAGGGACAGGCTCGCGGCGTCCAGGTGGACCTGGATGGGCGGATGCTCTCCATCCGCTACCCGATGGAGGTGGGGCTGGTGGGGGACAGTCAGGAGACGCTTCGCCTGCTGATTCCAATGCTCCAACGCAAGCCGGACCGGAGCTGGCGCGAGCAGGTGGAGAAGAGCATCCGCCAGTGGTGGAAGGTCTCCGAGGCCCAGGCGATGAACTCGGCGGACCCCATCAATCCGCAGCGCGTGTTCTGGGAGCTGTCGCCCAGGCTGCCGGACGGCGCCATCCTCACGGCGGACTCCGGCTCGGGGACGAACTGGTACGCGCGCGACGTCAAGCTTCGCAAGGGGATGATGGCCTCGCTGTCCGGCAACCTCGCCACCATGGGATGCGGGGTGCCCTATGCCATCGGCGCGAAGTTCGCGTTCCCGGAGCGGCCGGTGCTCGCGCTGGTGGGGGACGGCGCGATGCAGATGAACGGCAACGCGGAGCTCATCACCGTGGCGAAGTACTGGCGCGAGTGGAAGGACCCGCGCTTCATCGTGCTCGTGCTCAACAACCGCGACCTGAACCAGGTGACGTGGGAGCAGCGGGTGCTCGCGGGGGACCCCAAGAATCCGGCCACGCAGACGCTGCCGGACTTCCCCTACGCGCGGTACGCCGAGTCCCTGGGCCTCCAGGGCATCCGCGTGGACCGGCCGGAGCAGCTCGCGGGGGCCTGGGATGAGGCGATGAGCGCGCGCCGCCCCGTGGTGCTGGAGGCGTATGTGGACCCGGACGTGCCCCCGCTGCCGCCGCACATCACCCTGGAGCAGGCCCGCAACTTCGCCGAGTCCCTGGCCGGAGGAGACGTGGACGCGGGCGGGGTCGTCCGTCAGTCCATCAAGGGCATGGTGGATCGGCTGCTGCCTCACAAGGAGTAG